From Streptomyces sp. TLI_053, a single genomic window includes:
- a CDS encoding MFS transporter: protein MKLRKPADLGRGFNLFWTGQTVSVVGDRITVFVVPTLMIFVLHASALQVGVVAMAQYLGIPLLGPVAGVLVDRWDKRRTMLVCDLLRLAAVLVIPLAYWLDLLSTPLLFGCVAVISGATIFFNVGYLIAVPAVVPEERMVRAYSRLEGSNSVAEVAGPSIAAGLYSALGVGALVVDAASYLISATCFRYMRPWGERTVVEGTVWERLTIGFRMNWADPVLRRVVLAAVTLNCGGPVFVTVLPVLAYRGLDLSVGQFGAAMSVGAVGALTGAVVAPRISRRLGLGRTLAWSLLLHCLVGLGVLAAPALPSVLVIAVTMGCYGFFMSCINVCSAPTRQSRMSAEHQGVMHAAFRTVTWGVIPLAALVGGLAVSALTDPLGVLDAARWTMAGGTLLAACSFLPALGVQGRMDAAAREAEQRPTDARPEPELTESAP, encoded by the coding sequence GTGAAGCTGCGAAAGCCGGCGGACCTCGGGCGCGGCTTCAACCTGTTCTGGACCGGCCAGACCGTCAGCGTGGTCGGCGACCGGATCACCGTGTTCGTCGTCCCGACCCTGATGATCTTCGTGCTGCACGCCTCCGCCCTCCAGGTCGGCGTGGTGGCGATGGCCCAGTACCTCGGCATCCCGCTGCTGGGCCCGGTCGCCGGAGTGCTGGTGGACCGCTGGGACAAGCGCCGCACCATGCTGGTCTGCGACCTGCTCCGACTGGCCGCCGTCCTGGTGATCCCGCTCGCGTACTGGCTGGACCTGCTCTCCACCCCGCTGCTGTTCGGCTGTGTGGCCGTGATCAGCGGCGCCACCATCTTCTTCAACGTCGGGTACCTGATCGCCGTCCCCGCGGTGGTCCCCGAGGAGCGGATGGTGCGCGCCTACTCCCGGCTGGAGGGCAGCAACTCGGTCGCCGAGGTGGCCGGGCCCTCGATCGCCGCCGGCCTCTACAGCGCGCTCGGCGTCGGCGCCCTCGTGGTCGACGCCGCCAGCTACCTGATCTCCGCCACCTGCTTCCGCTACATGCGGCCGTGGGGCGAGCGCACCGTCGTCGAGGGCACCGTCTGGGAGCGGCTGACCATCGGGTTCCGGATGAACTGGGCCGACCCGGTGCTGCGCCGGGTGGTCCTGGCGGCGGTCACGCTCAACTGCGGCGGGCCGGTGTTCGTCACGGTGCTGCCCGTGCTCGCCTACCGGGGCCTGGACCTCTCGGTCGGCCAGTTCGGCGCCGCCATGTCGGTCGGCGCGGTCGGCGCGCTCACCGGCGCCGTGGTCGCCCCCAGGATCAGCCGGCGGCTGGGCCTGGGCCGCACCCTGGCCTGGTCGCTGCTGCTGCACTGCCTGGTCGGGCTGGGCGTGCTGGCCGCGCCCGCGCTGCCCTCCGTGCTCGTGATCGCGGTGACCATGGGCTGCTACGGCTTCTTCATGTCCTGCATCAACGTGTGCAGCGCACCCACCCGCCAGTCCCGGATGTCCGCCGAGCACCAGGGCGTGATGCACGCGGCGTTCCGCACCGTCACCTGGGGCGTGATCCCGCTCGCCGCGCTGGTCGGCGGCCTGGCCGTGTCCGCGCTCACCGACCCGCTCGGGGTCCTGGACGCGGCGCGCTGGACGATGGCCGGCGGCACCCTGCTCGCCGCCTGCTCCTTCCTGCCCGCTCTCGGCGTCCAGGGCCGGATGGACGCCGCCGCCCGCGAGGCGGAGCAGCGGCC